Proteins from a genomic interval of Paenibacillus sp. FSL H8-0048:
- a CDS encoding alpha/beta hydrolase, protein MRPPENKTTGKQTGFKKVRKILLRVLGAILAAIVLFVGIVYITNVISSNAEAKRIEPYGQHVSVDGKNMNVFIEGDGPDTVVLLPGFGTASPVLDFKLLIDELSAHYKVVVVEPFGYGLSDATKKERTSENIVSEIHEALQQLDIDRYILMGHSISGIYSLDYVNKYSDEVSAFVGLDNSVPSLSEKKIESSETTMVKWFRNLGFARLQLKLSADPYEGLAYDEHTKEQLNLLIQKNMYNTTLLNEAENMYSSFKGAEQRGVTFPPNLPVLLFVQAEHPATDQWIPEHEKLIQKSVHAEMELLDANHYLYRSHPAEIAEKFMSFMKGIGQQP, encoded by the coding sequence ATGAGACCACCGGAGAACAAGACAACGGGCAAGCAAACAGGGTTCAAAAAAGTGCGTAAAATTCTGCTTAGAGTATTGGGAGCGATCCTGGCCGCTATCGTGCTTTTTGTGGGGATTGTGTATATCACGAATGTCATCAGCAGCAATGCCGAGGCCAAAAGGATAGAGCCTTACGGCCAGCATGTATCCGTAGACGGCAAGAATATGAATGTGTTCATAGAGGGCGACGGCCCGGACACAGTCGTGCTGCTTCCCGGCTTCGGAACCGCTTCACCGGTGCTTGATTTCAAGCTGCTCATCGATGAGCTGTCTGCGCATTACAAGGTTGTAGTGGTGGAGCCTTTCGGCTACGGCTTAAGCGACGCAACGAAGAAAGAACGAACCTCAGAGAATATCGTAAGTGAAATCCATGAAGCACTGCAGCAGCTAGATATTGACCGTTATATCCTTATGGGCCATTCTATATCAGGCATTTATAGTCTGGATTATGTGAATAAATACTCAGATGAAGTCAGTGCATTTGTCGGACTGGACAACAGTGTACCCTCGCTGAGCGAGAAAAAGATTGAGTCTTCAGAGACAACTATGGTTAAATGGTTCCGCAATTTGGGCTTTGCCCGGCTGCAATTGAAGCTGAGTGCTGACCCTTACGAGGGACTGGCGTATGATGAACATACCAAAGAACAATTGAACCTGCTGATACAGAAAAATATGTACAATACGACGCTGTTAAATGAGGCGGAGAACATGTACTCCAGCTTTAAAGGGGCTGAACAGCGGGGGGTAACATTCCCTCCCAATCTCCCTGTCCTTCTTTTTGTTCAAGCAGAGCATCCGGCAACCGATCAATGGATTCCTGAGCATGAGAAGCTGATTCAGAAGTCCGTCCATGCCGAAATGGAGCTGCTGGATGCCAATCATTATTTATACCGTTCTCATCCCGCAGAAATTGCGGAGAAATTCATGAGCTTCATGAA